The DNA sequence gccagcacatgacatatcccaagacatgtgaatggtcctaaaggccccctgcaagcctaccttgcgacacactggcagacaagctttactcctaccatctgtgatgaattccaggacgagattcctaggaataggccacgctttgcatagcccctgccatccccccaactcccaggagtcccctcctgccctgaccatctctgactcccctcccccatctcccagtatgcggtatgggactagcagagtcagtccttcctctaactggaacaccattgacgcactgcaggaacggagggggccacaccgcaggttggcgcataaggcagccaaaaccctgaacctgtggtgaggctgtgaaatccctgttatggcactataaaccccaccgcagaaggcccccaatacctgaagggcagaaagcaaacactttcccagcccctgaaaacttcaggatcttgatctgcaacaattcaagctttttccaggcagcctgcagccctgggtccaaaagtcgattttaataccctggaaggtgaacactggggcaggatcctccactttcccagctgccaaaagaactccccagttcatagctacgctataaactgtgccatcaagcgctaacatgcacccaaagtctgccctacccgagaactggacatcatgaaaatagtgccccaccgcttctggggcctctcgtctcctggctgtcccttcccagaaggggctgaagtgctccatgcaagaatacagcagcccataggtaatgctctgctgcatagttgacctaaaaggcaaaactcagcagctcaaaatccaccatgtgtaacagctggcaacgcaggcagattagctgccacacttgcccataaggcatctctgccacaggtgcgcactatattgaatgaagtgtagtgcactgtgcatagactatctggtatgaagccatcactgactgaccccacttgtatgacggatggtgaatcaggtagactttgcccactgccactttgggcactatacagggggggcactgagagagcagaggtaggggatgatgggaaggggccaataaccctgcccaactgtgtgtcttcatcaattgtcccctggaccagtgcgtccataggatccggaaaaccgcataataaagaaaaaccacatcataaaatgagtctccccataactgggcagtctgcaagcaaggtccatagccctcgagcgtagctgggaagggacacttttctcaagcagcctctgctgggggctgcttcccactcctttggggggccctggccccacatatccttctggcttgttgttgtgcctttaatagcaggttcgtattcagcagttattagatggcatggagttaagcaatgtcatcttctaatgtctgcagatcagatgactcttaaaagcacaggactagaggcctgtaaaaaaggtgggcaccttatctacagaccagtttgtaaactagctaaagagaagatgcaagcaaatgtgcagcctgcacgtgattaattccattatgtttaaataatttactcagagaaatatgaattggaccaattctatgcatacttacttatgagaaaatccccgagtgtatcgttacttcttcccctggaagggtgcatgtgattgcacacatacagcagaatcctatgtgtgtttactcagaataccacagattaaatgggtcttaggacaggggtttatgggacttaactgatggaaaggttcatatatttttacctgggttttgaagaacgtatttggggggggagaagcttgacagtgaaaaaaggggggatgagttccctttgcatttggagttgaagtagttttggaggtgaggttgcagcactaactgggggtccctactggctcctgcagcctcctttctgtctccagctgccccccaccctcatcagaaagcctctgctctttgtaattacattgcattgctccaatccaaatggccgctacgttatgacagagcatctttctaggttattctgcaaaagaagtggcggccacaggcagcagaagggtgtgggagtgcaggcaattttttttggggggggggggctctcatctcaagttctccctaattgactaaccccttctctgaactttcctggtttgcaaaacagtgaggaagtgggatggccttctcagtacatcccttaataaaagcatcccctctccagctgcccctggaatgcccccagtgtcagatagcccactacctctctaggtaattggtaactgaaaagtaacatttagtttaaactaaaaatacacttcagtatcaagaaaaggagtctattcctattttgctttctgtaatgggcaggggaccccaatagaagtatctcctggccctaactggaggtttgccacccattacagcattgtgagagacatgtagtgagcaagtggcaatgtcaattgccacataaggtgtggaactggacctaaatacataggagaggagagagacagctcttcgtctatgcatcatccctttacctgctgcattactatgcttagagaaacagacaggagctctccatgaatacttgcctctatgttctgcacagaagcctgcctgcataaatattttgtttagtttaaatagaaaatccttaaaataaccttttcccctactgttcttttcaaattatatttaatccataaaaatgctgactgtaattcaccttcagctaaagtaaacatttctctctgcatacttaaaacacagacacacatgccctgggttgcaagacatatttggccttttcaatctctcttttactatcagcatagaattaaattttaaacattgtctctccccctactccacatattccaggtttatgatagaaagtctagggtactatttaactagaagtaggttgttgtgtttcccttaatcccaaacattatttctatgataaatgatggaatcagaaggtgatagtttgaaggaaagaaacaggagagagcagaagagcatcaaaggtgcccccatagcagtgcagtttgtttaggcctgacatgttctgaataaagattcttcctcaggggtaactgaaactgaaaccgtaactggaaagccacccgtgccccgctgcggctgaaagtcctcacgcgtctcgtcgcagccgcaaggccggcccatcagaggcctcaccgcggctgaaagtcctcccgtgcctcgccgccgctggaagtccccatgtgcctcgtcgcagccgcgaggccggcccatcaaaggcctcgccgtggccggaaggcctcccgagcctcgccgcggccccAAGGCCCCTCGcatcccgctgccgccgctgcccccgctaggccggcgcaccaaagggcccgccgcggccggaaggctccccgcggcgcgcagcagccgccgccacaaggcctccgccgccaaaattcaaaggagggcgggaggctggtggagtggccttaaatggccttcagctgccccgcctccttactgtgcgtcacgacggcgcgctggcgcgccacgtgcgcacgcacacacccttgatggcggcctggcttcggcagcagccgcaaacacgccccttttgcccggcaggtaccgggcacggaacgggattgtggCCAAGCCAAGCTCAGAAAGATGTAGGCTCAATAACCCTGTAGGGAGTGTGGAAAAGAAAACACAGAGAGATTGTCACAATTGTTTGTTAGATGATTTAAATTTTAGCGGGCCTAGATTTTGCTCATGTTACGCCTTCAGAATTTGGGGTGGGGAACAAATCCCCTGGGTCCTGGGGGAGAGAGAAGTTTGCATCTGGCTTGTCTCACTTCCTTGAGTCATCTGCACCTGTTTGCTCTGCAGACCCTTGACTGAACTGCATTTGCGCTCCTGGGTGGGACTTGTGGGTTGGTTTGTGtggaggctgactggcaaggggaCCTGGTGGATTTTCCTGGGCCAAATTAAAAAGGCTTCTTTCTTTCCGAAGGAAGCCATTCTTACCACTATGGACATCACCCATGATGGTTTTGGCTTCATGCTGGCTTTCGGGGACTTGACTTGGGTGCCATTTTTGTACAGCCTCCAGGCTTACTTCCTGGTAACTCACCCACAGAAGCTGAGCCTGCCCATGACTGGGGGCATCATCCTGCTAAACGGTGAGTTGGGCATAGGCATGTGCTAGAACTCTGCCCTATTttgatttggtaccgaattttgcattgatttgcttattctctatttttacagattggatttttaatgtagcaattttctgcagctattttttaaaattgtgttgtttttttaaaaaactacctctaaaatattgacattaagaattataattttaaaaaagatttcctttcaaaatattgatgtcaatattttttgtgaggggaaaaaaccagTTCAATAAAAGCAGTACCAGTCTGTTAAGTCAactgaatgctttcaaactggcaccagacAATGACacgcttgaatactgctttctgcttctctgtcactgtcaccagtCGACTGTCCTTtcccactgtcagagatattgctggaATGACTGCATTCAGTGTCTACACCTTTATTTCCTGCTGATACCAAACtgtgatgtagatgggatgctatcatcaggattcactgtctcttctgcagttacagaattcgcACTCTCCACAGCTTGGATTTTTGAAGaagaactaataggaactccctTCATTCTCATTGGCCCCAATCAGCAAGAaataacaaggaagcaagttagaagattcttctcagtggctaacacactctgctttcatgctgattggtttataggacactggagacataggggccctgctgggacctgggttccaaaaaagtaaggggtctaagaccccctcagaccctggataactacaccctTGCCACACACAAAATAAATTTTCATTCCCACCAAGCTTTTAGCACctatcttttctttttgaaagtaGTCACAGGCAGCCATCTAAtacatgcaatcactggtcttaattgaaaatcagcctgAGCTTCCAGAATGGAAAAAGATAAAAAGCCGTAAACAAGGAGGACTAGTTATGTttttttgtatataaaaaaagcTCTAGGcgatattcaacatccctactgtaTCAAAGGTATGCAGCCCCTCTTGCAGAGCCCACTGTTCCTCAGTTAGGGCTTGTATGATGACCTCCAAAACCAGTTCTTTCCTGAGGTTTGGGAGGGACAAGGTGGAGTCTCAAGGAACTGGTTACACAAAAGGCCAAGGGAGAGCCTGACCAGTGTGCAAAAAGAAACAAGCAAAATTACGCAGCCTGAACAAAGCATGCAAATGTGCATATCTTACTATATAATATTTGCCTAAGACTGTTGTTACCGTAGCGGCGAGTGAGTGAGAAGGGCAAGTGGGGTGGTATGAGGCAGTGGCAATGATGTTGTTGCACTGTGGCGAGCGAGCGAGGCAGCAGCGATGATGCGGAGCCATGGCTGTTGGCGGGTGAGTGAGGCGGCAGCCTAGGCAGCCCGTGGAGGAGCAGTCATGGCGGGCCAGGGCAGCTCCTCACACCCATCCTGCCCTGCTGCCGCCACCCCCGACTCACTGATGACACTGTGGCAACCTCGGCAGCAAAGGACGAGGAGGAGGGAAGCGGCAGCAGAGCCGGacagttgctgaggagctgccccagCTTGTCCCACCTGTCCTGCGTGGCTTGCCTCGGCCAGCGGCCTCCTTCTTTCTCAGGGATAAGGTCTAAAGGGGGGGGGCTGCTTGGCCAGGTCTAGGGGAAGGGGGAGTTTGGCAAGCCCTGGGGCATTTGGGGTTGGCAAGGAGGGGGAGGCTAGGTGATGGTTTGGGTGAGCTCTAATGGGAGGGGATGGTTTGGGTGAGGGGGTCAGGTGACACTGAGTGAAGTaagcaggggtggcagcccctgGTATTTAAGTATTTTGCATATTAATTATTTTTGTTGATTGCTCTGTTCCTTCAGTCTGCCCCCACAGCTCAAACTTTTTCTGTATGTACCAGATGTGGAGAACTGCTGGCTCACAGGCCACTCTGGGCCTGGCAGGGGTCTGCTTTGGCCCGCAAGGCCATATCCCCCAAACCgtggccacctgtcaatcagtCAGTGGGCAGGGTGGGGTTCAACTCTGCTGGCTGCGCTGCcagtcctgcccccccccccacagtggGAGATGAAGGTCCCCTCTGGGCCAAAAGATCCTGCTAGATatattctttctctctcctgtgcTCAGTCTTCCTCTTTCTGCACCTTGCAGGCCTCGGCTACACCATCTTCCGTGGCGCCAACTCCCAGAAGAACACCTTTCGCCGGAATCCCGCTGACCCCAAAGTCGCTGGTTTGTAGTTTGTATGGCTGGTTGCGGTTTATAGAGCGTGTGAGCAACTACCCAAAGGTGTACAGTGTGCGTTCACGGCTGTCTACCTTTGTGACTCttgtggactttttaaaaatgcacagagaTGGCTCTTGAGGGCATGTACCCCAGAAAAACGCCTGCATTTTAAATCTAGGCAACAGTCCTTCTATACATGGCCATTAAATTTGCAGGTGAGCTGTTGGGTGGGCATCACTCTTTGCTTGTGAAAGGGAAATGAGCGGTTGGCCATTGTTGGCTGCAAGTctgctgtgaaaacagaatgctgcttCTGTCCTCCTGCttttgggtccaaggagggctttgggGACGTGGAGGCAGTGGCCACACACACCTTGTGGTGAAACTCCCTCCTACCCACTCACCATGTTCTAACAAGAGAAATTTCTTTCCTGACAGGACTCAGGACCATTCCCACGGCCACAGGACGGCGGCTGCTGGTGTCAGGCTGGTGGGGGTTTGTGCGGCACCCCAACTACTTAGGAGACCTGATCATGGCTTTTGCATGGTCCTTACCCTGTGGTAAGCGGGAACCTGTCTCCTCCTCTGTCAGGATTCAGAACACATTTCCCTTAGGAAGATCTCTGTGCCTGGCCAGTTCACCAGTTCTATGCAAGGCTGTTACGGACAATGACACGAGCTTTATTCACTATATGTGTGCTTGCTAAAGGCACATAAGAAACATAAGGAGGGGGACTGTTTGTCCTTCTCTATATAATGTTGCTACACTTCCTTAAAGAAAGTCATTCTAAGCAGCAGTCTTAAGCATCTTCCATTTCTTCCCACTTATGTCAGTTCCCCTCAGTTGCCTTTGATTAATGGGCAAGCTCTCAAAATCCTCACTGGAAACCAACCAACAAACAGGAAACTGAGACACACCCAGTATAATTTAGGGTTACACTCTGAAAGGCCCTTGAGAGATGCTTTCTGGAAGGTTCCAGTCTTTGAAGCCCAAACCCAGGGGTGTGGGACTCCTTGACTTCAGGtgctgctggactgcagctcccaaaaTCCCTGCACACTGGCTGCTGGGAGATGCCCCAAACTCCTCCTCAGGCTCCATGCTGAAAATACAAGTAGGTctttctctcacatacacaccccACCCCATTAGTTGATCTGTGCCCCCCTTTGTTGAAATTGGAAGTGGGAGATGAGGGGAGAAGGGGGGTCTGCAGCATGGCCCCCCATGGTCTGCCCCGTTTATTTCCTCCTAGGCCTGACCCACATCCTGCCTTATTTCTACGTCCTCTACTTCGCCGTGCTGCTGATCCACCGGGAAGCCCGTGACGAGCACCAGTGTCTGCGCAAGTATGGCCTTGCGTGGCAGGAATATTGCCGCCGTGTCCCTTACCGGATCTTTCCATACCTCTACTGACTCACTGCTTGGCCCCTGAATGGTCGTCACGGTCACAGTGATGCAGATCCACCCTTTCTGCCTGGTCCGACCCTGTGGAGGCATCTCAGCTGGTGAGAGAAGCAGCTGCTGccgttgccccccccccagtcccagCAACCATGCAGAAGCCTCCGCTTCATTTCCAACCCCCCCTTGAGACAACAGCCTTGCTTCTTCCATTGGAGGAAAGGCCCTCTGGAC is a window from the Rhineura floridana isolate rRhiFlo1 chromosome 22, rRhiFlo1.hap2, whole genome shotgun sequence genome containing:
- the TM7SF2 gene encoding delta(14)-sterol reductase TM7SF2 isoform X2; this translates as MDRLRVPCTKELEFGGVLGAALLILLMPTTVFYLLLTCRTEQASLLNFFPALPMLRSLWDPQDFVLVVAWIALQALLYVLPMGKITEGITLRDKSRLQYRISGNPIYDFFMGHELNPRIGTFDLKYFCELRPGLLGWALINMAMLVKETELRGNPSLAMILVNAFQLLYVVDAFWHEEAILTTMDITHDGFGFMLAFGDLTWVPFLYSLQAYFLVTHPQKLSLPMTGGIILLNGLGYTIFRGANSQKNTFRRNPADPKVAGLRTIPTATGRRLLVSGWWGFVRHPNYLGDLIMAFAWSLPCGLTHILPYFYVLYFAVLLIHREARDEHQCLRKYGLAWQEYCRRVPYRIFPYLY